One Capsicum annuum cultivar UCD-10X-F1 chromosome 2, UCD10Xv1.1, whole genome shotgun sequence genomic window carries:
- the LOC107858586 gene encoding 14-3-3 protein 4, whose protein sequence is MAESSREENVYLAKLAEQAERYEEMIEFMEKVAKTVDVEELTVEERNLISVAYKNVIGARRASWRIISSIEQKEESRGNEDHVNTIKEYRGKIEAELSKICDGILSLLESNLIPSASTAESKVFYLKMKGDYHRYLAEFKTGAERKEAAENTLLAYKSAQDIALAELAPTHPIRLGLALNFSVFYYEILNSPDRACNLAKQAFDEAISELDTLGEESYKDSTLIMQLLRDNLTLWTSDNADDAGDEIKEASKPESGEGQQ, encoded by the exons ATGGCTGAATCTTCGCGTGAAGAAAATGTGTACTTGGCCAAGCTGGCTGAGCAGGCTGAGCGATACGAGGAAATGATTGAGTTTATGGAGAAGGTTGCAAAGACAGTAGATGTTGAGGAGCTGACTGTTGAGGAAAGGAATCTTATTTCTGTGGCCTACAAAAATGTGATTGGTGCAAGAAGAGCCTCATGGAGGATAATCTCTTCAATTGAGCAAAAGGAGGAGAGCCGCGGTAATGAAGACCATGTCAACACTATTAAAGAATACAGAGGCAAAATTGAGGCTGAACTTAGCAAGATCTGTGATGGAATTTTGAGCCTCCTTGAGTCCAATTTAATTCCATCGGCCTCAACAGCTGAGTCCAAAGTTTTTTACTTGAAGATGAAAGGTGATTACCATAGGTACCTGGCTGAGTTTAAAACTGGGGCAGAGAGGAAAGAAGCCGCTGAGAACACTTTATTGGCATACAAGTCTGCTCAG GATATTGCTTTGGCTGAACTGGCTCCTACTCACCCAATCAGGCTGGGACTTGCCCTTAACTTTTCAGTGTTCTATTATGAAATACTCAACTCGCCTGATCGTGCTTGTAACCTTGCGAAACAG GCGTTTGATGAAGCTATCTCAGAGTTGGATACACTGGGTGAGGAATCTTACAAGGACAGTACATTGATCATGCAACTTCTCCGAGACAATCTTACCCTTTGGACTTCAGACAATGcg GATGATGCTGGGGATGAAATCAAGGAAGCTTCAAAACCTGAGTCAGGCGAAGGGCAGCAGTGA